From the Leptospira sp. WS60.C2 genome, one window contains:
- a CDS encoding ABC-F family ATP-binding cassette domain-containing protein yields MDIVLISVSKLSKTIGEKKLFSNLDFSISEGEKLAIVGINGSGKSTLLRALLGKEETDSGQIIKNNNLKISILDQNPIFDPKETILDHIYQGENKLVKTIRNYEDICERMSEGEEGLDDEFTKASQEMDRLSAWDYEQQIKSILKELGVEKLERKMSELSGGMLKKVELAKALIDESNLLILDEPTNHLDVKSILWLEEYLANLDKAILLITHDRYFLDRIVTKILELDRGNYFLYEGNYSIYLERKVEREETLQKQEDKIKQFLKQEVKWLKRQPKARTTKQKARIDRANELQGREKREIQKDLELSVAAKRQGKTILEIHNLKKSIGEKVLINDFTYTFKAKERLGIIGPNGIGKSTLLNLMAGRITPDSGYLKPGLNTKVGYFDQTSSELPLERNVLEYIKDVAGEMIETESGEKISAAKMLERFLFDGKLQYTPIAKLSGGERRRLFLVQILMTGPNFLILDEPTNDLDIQTLSVLESFLDEFPGTVVIVSHDRYFLDRTAESLLIFRKEGKLDHYIGTFSSFLEVDSLELENEPSSTKPTIVASAASTIEKPKKSKQDQKKIQTLEKEISVLEEKKVKLEANLSTFANDHMELSRITKEIQTIEAEILYKMEEWEMFHNE; encoded by the coding sequence ATGGACATTGTGCTCATTTCTGTATCCAAACTTTCCAAAACCATCGGCGAAAAAAAACTTTTTTCAAACCTTGATTTCTCTATCAGCGAAGGAGAAAAACTAGCGATTGTTGGGATCAATGGGTCCGGAAAATCTACACTTTTACGTGCCCTTCTTGGAAAAGAAGAAACGGACTCTGGGCAAATCATCAAAAATAATAATCTTAAAATTTCCATCTTAGACCAAAATCCTATCTTTGATCCCAAGGAAACCATTCTCGACCATATCTACCAAGGGGAAAACAAACTCGTCAAAACCATTCGAAACTATGAAGACATCTGTGAACGAATGAGTGAAGGTGAAGAGGGACTTGATGATGAGTTTACAAAAGCCTCGCAAGAGATGGATCGTTTGTCTGCTTGGGATTACGAACAACAAATCAAATCGATTTTGAAAGAATTAGGCGTAGAGAAACTAGAACGAAAGATGTCTGAGCTATCAGGGGGAATGCTCAAAAAAGTAGAACTTGCCAAGGCACTTATTGACGAAAGCAACTTACTCATATTAGATGAGCCAACAAACCACTTAGATGTAAAATCCATTTTGTGGTTAGAAGAATATCTCGCAAATTTAGACAAAGCGATTCTTCTCATCACACACGACCGTTACTTCTTGGATCGAATCGTGACTAAAATTCTGGAGCTCGATCGCGGAAATTATTTTCTCTACGAAGGGAATTATTCCATTTATTTAGAACGAAAGGTGGAACGAGAGGAAACCCTTCAAAAGCAAGAAGACAAAATCAAACAATTCTTAAAACAAGAAGTGAAGTGGCTCAAACGCCAACCCAAGGCCCGCACCACCAAACAAAAAGCAAGAATTGACCGAGCAAACGAACTACAAGGGAGAGAAAAAAGGGAAATCCAAAAAGATCTAGAACTGAGTGTTGCAGCGAAACGCCAAGGAAAAACCATTCTAGAAATTCATAACCTTAAAAAATCCATTGGGGAAAAAGTATTGATCAATGATTTTACCTATACCTTCAAAGCTAAAGAAAGACTTGGCATCATTGGACCCAATGGAATCGGAAAATCAACTCTTCTCAATTTAATGGCTGGCCGCATCACACCTGATAGTGGATATTTAAAACCAGGCCTCAATACAAAGGTGGGTTATTTTGACCAAACAAGTTCCGAACTTCCTCTCGAACGGAATGTGCTCGAATACATAAAAGATGTGGCTGGTGAAATGATTGAAACCGAATCAGGCGAGAAAATTTCAGCCGCTAAGATGTTAGAACGATTTCTTTTTGATGGGAAACTACAATACACACCGATCGCCAAACTTTCGGGAGGTGAGAGACGCCGTCTCTTTCTCGTACAAATTCTAATGACAGGTCCAAACTTTCTGATCCTTGATGAGCCAACGAATGATTTGGATATCCAAACCCTTTCCGTTTTAGAATCCTTTTTAGATGAGTTTCCTGGAACCGTTGTCATCGTTTCCCATGATCGTTATTTCTTGGATCGAACCGCTGAGAGTTTACTCATCTTCCGCAAAGAAGGAAAACTTGACCATTACATTGGAACTTTCTCCTCCTTTTTGGAAGTGGATTCACTGGAATTGGAAAATGAACCAAGTTCTACAAAACCAACCATCGTTGCATCTGCGGCATCAACGATAGAAAAACCGAAAAAGTCAAAACAGGACCAGAAGAAAATCCAAACCTTAGAGAAAGAAATTTCTGTATTAGAAGAGAAAAAGGTGAAATTAGAAGCCAATTTGAGTACATTCGCAAATGATCATATGGAATTGAGTAGAATCACGAAAGAAATCCAAACAATTGAAGCGGAAATTCTTTACAAAATGGAGGAATGGGAAATGTTTCATAACGAATGA
- a CDS encoding PAS domain-containing protein, giving the protein MAESFDYQTIVESFDEFIIIMDVNLEIQFSQSSPNLYLPKESIDVGKHIKELPIVPRDSLILSNLCHETISRRIPFQFFTTLLGNQYRIIGRFLDTKSGPCVILRGEPNLNTEGVILDSGPYVVFRYKFDSEFLITYVSPNVSHNIGYQTGDFKKGGIQLETLVHPEDKTRISLEEKEFIRKKLRTYEREYRIQKPDGTYIYVSDYSVVSYYDSYPTEKISYLSDISERKEKEIQIQIQRDELNRIRLLFEETNAAANVGAWEVDLVNNTIFWAKETRRIHEVPEDFQPSIENAFQFYPDEIEREVLKKAFFDAIQNGTSYNLNLHIKSYHGKLKWVRTIGHGVFENGKCVRVYGSFQDISRNVELDNQKIEALSKLESILDATTHVTIIGTDQNGIITHFNKGAEYHLQYTAEEMIGKQTPAILHKEDEVLFRAETLSQEFGVPISGFETFVHKARLGTFDSHEWTYIRKDGSEFPVQLVITASRNPKGEITGFLGIGIDISTQKATEDALRESERRWQFALEGSGDGIWDWNAETNQVFFSSQWKKMLGYSDSEIGTELSEWDSRVHPDDKEQCFADLNKHFNGETNIYVNEHRMLCKDGSYKWILDRGKVIERTTEGKPLRVIGTHTDITQRKILEQALIEAKEKAEKASIAKSNFLANMSHEIRTPLNGVIGFADLLMRTDLSQVQRKYMETVHLSALSLLDLINDILDFSKIESGKMELYKERVNIFDLLHQIAEIVKHKAYEKGLELILNISPRVPRNVFVDSLRLRQVLLNLIGNALKFTLTGEIQIKLTASPINQNEYEFLFEVIDTGIGISKENQERIFEVFAQADSSTTRQFGGTGLGLSISSKLLQLFGTKIELESELNKGSRFYFKLTTLADNERNIEPNLSSIKKVMVVDDNETNLSVIKEMLAYKKIETITFDSAKSAIQNYAEGNEYDIIITDYNMPEMNGIEFLTQFKKVAQTYKRKLPHLTIHSSSNEETIYDKGKELGVGVILLKPIQTNILYESLYDLISGRHSDVSPNGKNKIQPIVTPEKTKVMIVEDNPVNMMLTKTIVLKVLQSAIIIEASNGLEAVEHFKKTEPDIILMDIQMPEMNGYDATREIRKLAIGKNVPIIALTAGTLSDEESRCLESGMNDYISKPVVLTTIADKLKHWLLQN; this is encoded by the coding sequence ATGGCAGAAAGTTTCGATTACCAAACGATCGTAGAAAGTTTCGACGAATTCATCATCATCATGGATGTGAATTTGGAGATCCAATTTTCCCAGTCCTCGCCAAACCTCTACCTCCCGAAGGAATCGATTGATGTCGGCAAACACATCAAGGAACTTCCGATTGTTCCGCGCGATAGCCTAATTTTGTCCAATTTATGCCATGAAACGATTAGTCGCAGGATTCCTTTTCAATTCTTTACCACCCTACTGGGAAACCAATACCGGATTATAGGCAGGTTTCTCGATACCAAATCCGGACCTTGTGTGATCTTACGGGGTGAACCTAACCTGAACACAGAAGGAGTGATCTTAGACAGTGGGCCTTATGTTGTGTTTCGTTACAAATTTGATTCCGAGTTTTTAATCACTTATGTTTCTCCCAATGTTTCACATAACATAGGATACCAAACTGGTGATTTCAAAAAAGGAGGAATCCAACTTGAGACATTGGTCCATCCTGAAGACAAAACACGAATCAGTCTGGAAGAAAAAGAATTCATACGCAAGAAACTTAGAACCTACGAACGAGAATATCGAATTCAAAAACCTGACGGAACTTATATCTATGTTTCTGACTATAGTGTAGTGAGTTATTACGATTCCTATCCGACTGAAAAAATTTCGTATTTATCTGATATCAGCGAACGAAAAGAGAAAGAAATTCAAATCCAAATCCAACGGGATGAATTAAACCGAATTCGGTTGTTATTCGAGGAAACCAATGCTGCTGCCAATGTAGGTGCATGGGAAGTAGATTTAGTGAACAACACCATCTTTTGGGCGAAAGAAACCCGTCGCATCCACGAAGTACCAGAGGATTTTCAACCTAGCATCGAAAATGCGTTTCAATTCTATCCCGACGAAATCGAGAGAGAAGTCTTAAAAAAGGCATTTTTCGATGCCATTCAAAATGGAACGTCATACAACCTAAATTTACACATCAAGTCTTATCATGGGAAACTAAAGTGGGTTCGCACAATTGGCCATGGTGTTTTTGAAAATGGGAAATGTGTTCGTGTGTATGGAAGTTTTCAGGACATCTCTAGGAATGTCGAACTGGACAACCAAAAAATCGAAGCCTTGTCAAAATTAGAATCCATCTTAGATGCAACGACACATGTTACCATCATTGGGACAGATCAAAATGGAATCATCACACATTTTAACAAAGGGGCCGAATACCACTTACAATACACTGCTGAAGAAATGATTGGGAAACAAACACCTGCTATCTTACATAAAGAAGATGAAGTATTATTTCGAGCAGAAACATTATCACAAGAATTTGGTGTACCCATCTCCGGTTTTGAAACCTTTGTCCACAAAGCAAGGCTTGGCACCTTTGATTCTCATGAATGGACTTATATTCGAAAAGACGGATCAGAGTTTCCCGTACAACTTGTCATCACCGCAAGTCGAAATCCCAAAGGAGAGATCACTGGTTTTTTAGGAATTGGAATCGATATATCAACACAGAAAGCCACTGAAGACGCGTTACGCGAAAGTGAAAGGCGATGGCAGTTTGCATTAGAAGGTTCGGGGGATGGAATTTGGGATTGGAATGCGGAAACAAACCAAGTTTTCTTTTCGAGCCAATGGAAAAAGATGCTCGGGTATTCTGATTCCGAAATTGGTACAGAACTATCAGAGTGGGACTCCAGAGTTCACCCCGATGACAAAGAACAATGTTTTGCTGATCTGAACAAACATTTTAATGGAGAAACAAATATCTATGTCAATGAACATCGTATGTTATGTAAGGATGGTTCTTACAAATGGATTTTGGACCGAGGTAAGGTCATTGAACGTACGACAGAAGGCAAACCATTACGTGTGATCGGAACTCATACTGATATCACACAAAGAAAGATTCTGGAACAAGCCTTGATTGAAGCAAAAGAAAAAGCCGAAAAAGCCTCGATTGCCAAATCCAATTTTTTAGCCAACATGAGCCATGAAATACGTACACCTCTGAATGGTGTGATTGGATTTGCTGACCTTCTGATGCGAACTGATTTAAGCCAAGTGCAAAGAAAGTACATGGAAACAGTCCATTTGTCTGCACTCTCACTTCTAGACCTAATCAATGACATTTTAGACTTTTCCAAGATTGAATCAGGAAAGATGGAATTGTACAAAGAAAGAGTGAATATCTTTGATTTGTTACATCAAATTGCAGAAATCGTAAAACACAAGGCATACGAAAAAGGATTGGAACTCATATTAAACATTTCTCCAAGAGTTCCAAGAAATGTATTTGTGGATTCCTTACGGTTACGCCAAGTTCTCCTGAACTTAATTGGAAATGCACTCAAGTTTACCCTAACAGGCGAAATACAAATCAAACTCACTGCATCTCCTATCAATCAAAACGAGTACGAATTTTTATTCGAAGTGATCGACACAGGGATTGGAATCAGCAAAGAAAACCAAGAGCGAATCTTTGAAGTTTTCGCACAAGCAGACAGCTCCACAACACGTCAGTTTGGTGGAACGGGTCTAGGACTATCGATCTCTTCCAAATTACTCCAACTCTTTGGAACAAAAATAGAGTTGGAATCTGAGTTAAACAAAGGTTCCCGCTTTTATTTCAAATTGACTACCCTAGCAGATAATGAACGAAACATTGAACCAAATTTAAGTTCTATCAAAAAAGTCATGGTCGTAGACGATAACGAAACCAATCTTTCTGTGATCAAAGAAATGTTGGCTTATAAAAAGATTGAAACAATCACTTTTGATTCAGCCAAGTCTGCAATTCAGAACTATGCAGAGGGCAATGAATACGATATTATCATCACCGATTACAATATGCCTGAAATGAATGGGATAGAGTTTCTAACTCAATTTAAGAAAGTGGCTCAGACTTATAAACGCAAACTCCCCCACTTAACCATCCATTCCTCTTCAAATGAAGAAACTATCTACGATAAAGGAAAAGAATTGGGTGTTGGAGTCATTTTACTAAAACCCATCCAAACCAATATCTTATATGAAAGTTTATACGACTTAATTTCGGGAAGACATTCCGATGTTAGTCCCAATGGTAAAAACAAAATACAACCGATTGTCACACCAGAAAAAACAAAAGTGATGATTGTCGAAGACAACCCAGTCAATATGATGTTAACCAAAACCATTGTTCTAAAAGTATTACAATCAGCAATCATCATCGAAGCATCAAATGGATTGGAAGCTGTAGAGCATTTCAAAAAGACAGAACCAGATATCATTCTTATGGACATCCAAATGCCGGAAATGAATGGTTATGATGCCACAAGAGAAATTCGTAAATTAGCAATCGGTAAAAATGTTCCCATCATCGCACTCACAGCAGGAACTCTGTCTGACGAAGAAAGTCGATGTTTAGAAAGTGGAATGAATGATTATATCTCCAAACCTGTCGTTCTGACAACAATTGCTGATAAATTGAAACACTGGCTTTTGCAAAATTAA
- a CDS encoding hemolysin family protein, with translation MEIIGIFLIFLLVFVNGFFVAAEFAMVSIRPSRLEELVKENRAMSHITKKAVSKIDDMLSVCQVGITIASLLLGWIGEALFASVVSGFLRMFQIELDVVTIHSISIGVSFTLITLLHVILGELVPKTLAIQNTEAIALGVSAPMWLFYYLFFPVTFIMNRLAGGILTLFRLQRTGDKYVHSAEELMIIIEEQRKQGRIDNAEMQLIQKTFDFSEHTAKDVMTHRLSIIGIPQESTIDKLLPLIAEHSFSRYPVYNQTLDKIVGIVHVQKYLKWQAAHLSAKGKKEKITAIMEKDFVKVPESMSIERVMTKLREKKQHMAIVIDEYGGVSGLLTLEDIIEEFFGEIRDETDTDEVDVTSKNKKTKTITLDGETELSSLTDILEGEEPSDMEEVRTIAGYFMEKNEDMPKEGSIVQIKKGSLKVKKMEGNKIISILFTPKLEEDHDSEMERELSYEDR, from the coding sequence ATGGAAATAATCGGCATCTTTCTCATCTTCCTCCTTGTCTTTGTCAATGGTTTCTTCGTCGCAGCAGAGTTTGCGATGGTATCAATTCGCCCCTCGCGTCTCGAGGAGCTTGTCAAAGAAAACCGGGCCATGTCCCATATCACCAAAAAAGCCGTCTCCAAAATCGATGATATGTTGTCGGTATGCCAAGTGGGGATTACCATCGCAAGTCTACTCCTCGGTTGGATCGGCGAAGCCTTGTTTGCTAGTGTTGTTTCTGGTTTTTTACGTATGTTCCAAATCGAATTGGATGTTGTTACCATCCACAGTATTTCGATTGGTGTTTCTTTCACTCTCATCACACTCCTTCATGTAATCTTGGGAGAGTTGGTTCCTAAGACACTCGCCATTCAGAATACCGAAGCAATTGCGTTAGGTGTTTCGGCACCCATGTGGCTCTTTTACTATTTGTTCTTTCCTGTGACCTTCATCATGAATCGATTGGCGGGAGGAATTCTCACATTGTTCCGTTTGCAACGAACGGGTGATAAGTATGTTCATTCTGCTGAAGAACTTATGATCATCATTGAGGAGCAGAGGAAACAAGGTCGGATCGACAATGCAGAGATGCAACTCATCCAGAAGACGTTTGATTTTTCGGAACATACTGCCAAAGATGTGATGACCCATCGACTTTCGATCATTGGGATCCCACAAGAATCAACCATCGACAAATTACTTCCTCTCATTGCCGAACATAGTTTTTCTAGATACCCCGTGTACAACCAAACTTTAGATAAAATTGTTGGAATTGTTCATGTTCAAAAATACTTAAAATGGCAAGCCGCTCATCTTTCAGCCAAAGGTAAAAAGGAGAAAATTACTGCCATCATGGAAAAGGACTTTGTAAAGGTTCCTGAATCCATGTCCATCGAACGAGTAATGACAAAACTCCGTGAGAAAAAACAACATATGGCCATCGTGATCGATGAATATGGGGGAGTATCCGGCTTACTCACGTTAGAAGATATTATCGAAGAATTTTTTGGTGAAATTAGAGATGAAACCGACACTGATGAAGTTGATGTAACTTCCAAAAATAAAAAAACCAAAACGATCACATTAGATGGAGAAACCGAACTCTCAAGTCTAACTGACATCTTAGAAGGGGAAGAACCTTCCGATATGGAAGAGGTGAGGACAATCGCCGGTTACTTCATGGAAAAGAATGAAGACATGCCCAAAGAAGGTAGCATCGTTCAAATCAAAAAAGGTAGCCTCAAAGTGAAAAAAATGGAAGGAAACAAAATCATTTCCATTCTCTTCACACCGAAACTAGAAGAAGACCACGATTCCGAAATGGAACGGGAATTGTCCTACGAGGATCGGTAA
- a CDS encoding phosphopantothenoylcysteine decarboxylase, translating to MKEIIIAVSGSIASYKACDLVRGLTKNGYPVRVIMTANATKFVGKITFEALTGKPVRIDEFDTGMAHIEIKNIASVFAVVPASANIIGKMANGIADDLVTSTYLACTSPVLIAPSMNPGMYLHPAVQRNLKTLEADGVHIVSPDKGVVVCGDEGYGKLATVETIMEEIIVLHKKNS from the coding sequence ATGAAAGAAATCATCATCGCAGTTTCAGGTTCTATCGCTTCTTATAAAGCTTGTGATTTGGTAAGGGGACTTACCAAAAACGGATACCCTGTACGAGTGATCATGACGGCAAATGCTACTAAGTTTGTTGGAAAAATTACCTTCGAAGCTTTGACTGGCAAACCGGTGCGGATTGATGAATTCGACACTGGTATGGCTCATATTGAAATCAAAAATATTGCATCGGTATTTGCTGTGGTTCCAGCTTCCGCAAATATCATTGGAAAGATGGCGAATGGAATCGCTGACGATCTGGTAACATCCACTTATCTGGCTTGTACCTCGCCTGTGCTCATTGCACCCTCTATGAATCCAGGGATGTATCTCCATCCAGCAGTCCAAAGAAACTTAAAAACATTAGAAGCCGATGGCGTACACATTGTCTCACCAGACAAAGGTGTGGTTGTTTGTGGTGATGAGGGTTATGGCAAATTGGCAACAGTGGAAACCATCATGGAAGAGATCATCGTACTTCACAAAAAGAATTCATGA
- a CDS encoding phosphopantothenoylcysteine decarboxylase, protein MNLKFKRVIVTSGPTREWIDPVRYISNASSGKMGYEIAKSFLQYPVEVIYIHGNTLERYANVPGAKKNLEVETTMQLRDVLLSQMEEDTLLVMAAAPADFRPIMTAEHKIKKERTSEGSKGLLLELEENPDVLRQVDEFVKENKIQNSIRVGFAAETNDLEKHAKEKLIRKGLHYIVGNVVGHGKGFGEVESILRIFGPSGLVKEIGPLPKEDLAKFLVQFLVTV, encoded by the coding sequence ATGAATTTAAAATTCAAACGTGTCATTGTTACCTCAGGTCCAACAAGGGAGTGGATTGATCCAGTTCGTTATATCTCGAATGCCTCTTCTGGGAAAATGGGTTATGAAATTGCCAAGTCCTTTTTGCAATACCCTGTTGAGGTGATATACATACATGGAAACACCCTGGAGCGCTATGCAAATGTCCCTGGTGCAAAAAAAAACCTAGAAGTAGAAACAACAATGCAACTAAGGGATGTTTTGTTGTCCCAAATGGAGGAGGATACACTGCTTGTGATGGCAGCAGCTCCCGCGGATTTTCGTCCGATCATGACGGCCGAACACAAAATCAAAAAAGAAAGAACTTCGGAAGGTAGCAAAGGGCTTTTGCTTGAACTTGAAGAAAACCCTGATGTATTACGACAAGTGGATGAGTTTGTCAAAGAAAACAAAATCCAAAATTCAATACGTGTAGGCTTTGCTGCCGAAACAAATGATTTAGAAAAACACGCCAAAGAGAAACTCATTCGTAAAGGTTTGCATTATATTGTTGGCAATGTTGTGGGTCATGGAAAAGGATTTGGAGAAGTGGAATCCATCCTTCGCATCTTTGGTCCCAGTGGACTTGTGAAAGAGATAGGACCTTTGCCAAAAGAAGATTTAGCAAAGTTCCTTGTTCAATTTTTAGTGACTGTTTGA
- a CDS encoding DMT family protein, whose protein sequence is MLTVALLILSNIFMTFAWYGHLKFAKSNQMFYVILFSWGIAFFEYVLMVPANRIGYTVYKFEGFQLKIIQEIITIFVFILFATLFLGEKIKWNYIVSFGLILLAGYFAFGFGNNSNSH, encoded by the coding sequence ATGCTAACAGTTGCTTTACTCATCTTATCCAATATTTTTATGACCTTTGCTTGGTATGGTCATTTAAAGTTTGCAAAATCCAATCAGATGTTTTATGTGATTTTATTTTCTTGGGGAATTGCTTTTTTTGAATACGTGCTAATGGTTCCCGCCAATCGTATTGGGTATACCGTTTATAAATTTGAAGGATTTCAATTAAAGATCATCCAAGAGATCATTACGATCTTTGTCTTCATTCTCTTTGCCACCCTGTTTCTAGGGGAAAAAATCAAATGGAACTACATCGTTAGTTTTGGTTTGATTTTACTTGCAGGTTACTTTGCGTTTGGATTTGGAAACAACTCAAACAGTCACTAA